A stretch of DNA from Oreochromis aureus strain Israel breed Guangdong linkage group 10, ZZ_aureus, whole genome shotgun sequence:
CAGCTCTACTTTTCATTGGTGGTTTAGTGAGATTTCTTCACAAACCTGTTTCAGCTCATGCTAGAAAAAACTCCTCCTCTGTCATGGAGAGGAGGAGTATGTGCAACAAAACCAACTACCTGCTGAAATCATCTCTCACAGACAAACTACTACAACTCTTTGGAGCACCTTCCTTTCCTCCTTGAAGAGATCGACACAGCTTCATCATGTCGGCCTGTTGTAGACATGTTCTGGGTTTGCTCTTATCCATCGTTGGCTTTTTAGGGACGATCTTCATCTGCGCACTCCCGATGTGGAAAACCTCAGCCTTCATTGGTTCAAGCATCACCACTTCTCAGATCCTCTGGGAGGGTTTGTGGGTGATGTGTGTGATGAGGAGTACAGGCGAAATGCAGTGCAAATCCTACAATTCTATACAAGACTTACCTAAAGACCTGCAGGGTGCCAGGGTGCTCATCGTTTTTGCTATCATCATCCAGTTCTGTGGGATTCTGCTTAGTGTGGTTGGGAGCAAATGCATCAACTTTGTGCCAAACAAATGGCAAAAGACCAAAGTGGTTATAGCTTCCGGAGCTTTGTTTATTATTGCAGGTTTCTTGGTGGCCCTACCAGTCAGCTCATGTTGGATCAACCTCACCATTAGTATGAATTCCAacagccttttcctggacaacGTTCATAGAGTGGAGCCGGGAGCCGTACTCTACATCGGCTGGGCCCCTGCAGGACTGCTGTATCTGGGAGGAGGcctcctctgctgctccttTTCCTCCAGGAATGAGACTGACTATGAGGTTGGATACTCCAGGGCTGATTCTGTGGAAGCAAGATAAAGGTTTCACTTTCTCTTTGCCATTGAATTAGTCTATTATTAAGTTAAGTAAAAAATTATGACTGCTTAACTGACTGTAAATTGTTTGGGTTCAAAACATGCTGTCAAAACAAACTGTAGGAACAAAGACCCAGGATTTTGAATGTGTGAATGCATACTAGtcaaaaaatgaaaagtaaGTTTGCATTCTAAATGGATTTTGTTAACCAAAACtatgatatatgtatatacaagGTGTTTAGTACAAGATGTGACCTCTTCTGGGTGTAATGTAGCCAGTCACCCATCTGCGCATCGATTTGTTGTGAGGACGGTCAAATCAGAGGTGTGAATCTCACGAATATGGAAGATACACGAATACATGTATATGCCAACAGCTAAGCTTCAGTCAGTTGCAGCATGGTGACACTAACTGAACCAGTTCTGAAGTGTACAAGTCGGTTCATTGTGTTCACTAACGAAAATACCAATAAACCACATCTGAAAACCACTTACAGAATATatttaaatagatttaaaacaaactaGTTTCAACACATAAAActtgcctttctttcttttaccagTATATATTTTCTTGTATTTACAAAATTTGGCTATACATCTTTTTCCATGTATGTTGTTTTATATTAGTAACACAGACATACTTAAACATTTTTTCTTATATCTGTGGAATTTAAAGCATGCACATTTAAAGTAGTTTAATATCAAATTTGAATTATAAAAATTTGATTAATAATGATAAAGTAATTGatttaaatttgttgtttgAACTTACTTTTCCTTTGATTTGTTATtgatcaatgtttttttctgtgtacgATTATATGCCAATATAATTTAAGACTGGCATTTAAGGGTATAAAATATCATTATGTTAGCAAGAATAGTTACAATAATGTCAAACGATAAAGAAATTCTAACAATAAATCTGGTTTTGGGAGTGTTTGTGAAAGAATCTTTACAGCTTTTGTGGTAGATCCTTGCTGCCAAACAggctaaaaatgtatttatttttatttcgtttgGTAGATTTTTGCATTAAAGAATGAGAGtctaaggaaaaaaaaccatATTCCTAACAAATATTTACACAACATTTATTAAAGAACGTCACATACTAAGTTAAAGTTATTATAAGCTCACAGACTTGTCAGACTTGTCTCAGTTTTTTTCAAGACACCAGTTGTGTTAGGCAGTCAAAACAAAGGTGAGTTATTTTGATTCAAGTTATGTCAAAATGCATTTTCATGGATCAACCTTACCATTAAAAATTAACGCAAAGCTTATATTTGATGAAACAAGACAGCGCAAGTAAATATGAGTACATTTATAATATGTGACAGTTTATATTTCAGCTTTACAAAAGAATCCGATTAAAACAGATTGGCAGATTGTTACATGTTAGCCTATTAACATAAAATATCGTCTCAGATAATATATAACAATGGGGTTTTTTAACAATTTTAACTCGCAACATTTGCAGCTAATTTAGTAGCTTTGTGACTTAGTACAGAGTTGGGTAGTTACTTTTAGTCATCACtatcatttttatatatataaattcaCTATTTAACAGAGTCCCCCCTGTTTACATTTAAGGTAAGCTAAGCTAAGGTAGCCTACCTTGGGGACCCCTACTGGATGTGTGCCTTGTATGCCTCCACCAGTATTTGAACCCCGATTGTTCATAATTACCATTTTGCATGTCTGCATTTTTCTGATTTTGTGATATCGGCCTTTGTATTCACATGTGAAACTCAACTGTCCTAATCACAGGTGCTTT
This window harbors:
- the LOC116317286 gene encoding claudin-4-like, producing the protein MSACCRHVLGLLLSIVGFLGTIFICALPMWKTSAFIGSSITTSQILWEGLWVMCVMRSTGEMQCKSYNSIQDLPKDLQGARVLIVFAIIIQFCGILLSVVGSKCINFVPNKWQKTKVVIASGALFIIAGFLVALPVSSCWINLTISMNSNSLFLDNVHRVEPGAVLYIGWAPAGLLYLGGGLLCCSFSSRNETDYEVGYSRADSVEAR